The nucleotide window TGGTTCTGGTTGCTGCCGTCGTTTCGGCTGACTAATCCGACCCAGGCCGCTAGGCCTGAATGAAAAAGGCGGTGGTTTCCACCGCCTTTTTCCATTTTCAGGGTTCTCCACGACCTGCTGCCCCGTGATATCCCTGCCGGCCCCTGATGCGAATATGTCGCACCAGGGTACAGCACCGCCTCAGCGGATCCAGCCGGCCAGGTTGTCGCCGATCACCGCCATCAGTGCCGCGATATGCGCGTCATCGTCATTCAGGCAGGGGATGTAGGTAAAGCTCTCGCCGCCCGCATGTTCGAAGGCCTCCCGAATCTCGCCGTTGATCTCTTCCAGCGTCTCGATGCAATCGGCCGAGAAGGCTGGCGAGATCACGGCAATGTGTTTGCGCCCCTGCTTCGCCAATTCCGCGACATGCTCGACGGTATAGGGCTTCAACCATTCTTCGGGCCAAAGACCGACTGGAAGGTGGTGTCGATCGCGCCCTTGTCCCAGCCCAGCCGTTCGCGCAGCAGGCGCGAGGTTTTCTGGCACTGGCAATGATAGGGGTCGCCCTCCATCAGATAGCGCCTGGGCATCCCGTGATAGGAGGCGACCAGAACGTCGGGCTTGCGCTCCAGCGCCGCATAGCCTCGCTCCACCGACTGGGCCAGCGCCTCGATATACAGCGGATGGTCGAAATACTCCGGTATGGTGCGCACGGCGGGCTGACGCTTCTGCGCCATCATCGCGCGGAAGAACTCGTCATTCGCGGTCGCCGAGGTCGCCCCTGCGTATTGGGGGTAAAGCGGGAAGAACAGGATCTTCTCGCAGCCAGCCTTCACCATGCGGTCCACTACCGATTTGGTCGAGGGGTTGCCATAGCGCATGCAGAACTCGACCATGACGTCGGAGCCATAGCGCGCCGCCACCTCGGCCGACAGCTTGGCCACCTGCGCCTTGGTGATCGTCATCAGCGGGCTTTCATCCGCCTCGGTGTTCCAGATTAGCTTGTAGTTCGCACCAGAGCTGAAGGGGCGCTTGGTCAGCACAATGGCCTGCAGGATCGGCTGCCATTTCCAGGACGGGTAGTCGATCACCCGCTTATCAGATAGAAACTCGTTCAGGTACCGTCGCATTGACCAGTAGTCATAACCGTCGGGTGTGCCCAGATTGGCAATCAGGATCCCGATCTTCGCGGCAGGGACTGGCGGATGATCGGCGGGCGCGTGCGAAAGCCGCGGGGCACGAAGAGTCTCGGTCATGGGATCTGTCCTGGGCTGAGTGCGTTCTGGCTGCGTTTGGTCGGAACCGATCCGCACATAACCCGTTTTGACACAGGGTCAATCGACGGATGGACGCAGCCGCCCGCAGAAACCCGCAAGGACAGGATGGAATGACGACTGACACACCCAACACCGCGCCACCCGCACTGGTTCCCGGCGAAGACGCGGTTTTTCTGGATTTTGACGGCACCCTTGTCGAGATCGCGCCGCGCCCCGATGCGGTGCATGTGCCGGACGGTCTGGCGGAGGTTCTGATGGACCTGCACGCCCTGTGCGGAGGCGCCTTGGCGCTGGTATCGGGGCGGGCGATGGGCGAGCTGGCGGCCTTCCTGCCCCGGTTCACTGGCCCGCTGATCGGCAGCCACGGGGCCGAGAGTCGCGGGCTCGATCTGCCGGGGGCTGGTCACGCGGTGGACCTTGCCGCGCTGCACGCCCGCTTTGTCGAGTTTGCGAACGCCAACGATCTGCTGGCCGAAGCCAAGCCGCACGGCGCCGCAATTCATTTCCGCAGCCGGCCCGAGGCGGAGGCGCTTGCCCGCGCCTTTGCCGAAGAGATGATTGCCCTGCATCCGGGCCTGACCTTGCAGCCCGCCAAGATGGCCTTCGAGCTGCGCCCCGCAGGCGCGACCAAGGACGCCGCCCTGCGTCAGCTGGCGGATGCCGTGCCCTTCGCCGGGCGCCGTCCGGTCTATCTGGGCGATGACACCACCGACGAGCCGGCGCTGATCTGGGCGCAGGAGCGGGGCGGGATGGGCGTGAAGGTGGGTGAGGGCGCAAGTGCGGCGCGCTGGCGCCTTTCGGGGCCGCAAGCGGTCCGCGCCTGGCTTACCGCAGCGACAGAAACCTGAACAGGAGACGATTTTCATGGGCAGGCTCATCTGCATCTCGAACCGCATTCCCCTTGGGCCGAACCCGTCGGGCGGGCTGGTCGTGGCCCTCGCCGATGTACTGGAGCGGACGGGGGGCATCTGGATCGGCTCGGCCGCCGAGACGGTCGAGGCCCCCTCCGACACCTTTACCGAGGTCGAAGGCGGCAAGTTCCGGCGGCTGAGCTTTGACCTCTCGCCCGAGGACAAGGACAATTACTACGCCGGCTACGCCAATTCGGTGCTGTGGCCGTTGTTTCACGACCGCACCGACCTGATGGAGATCAAGGGCGAGTATTACGACGCCTATCGCAGCGTGAACCGGCGGCTGGCGAAGATGGTGCACGGGATCCTGCGCCCGGATGACCGGTTGTGGGTGCATGACTTCCACCTGATGCCGATGGCGCATGAGTTGCGGCTGCTGGGGGCGAAGAACGCCATCGGCTTCTTCCTGCACACGCCGTTCCCGACGCATCTGGCGATGCAGGCGATGCCTTACGGCGCCGAGATGTGCAAATGGTTGATGCGCTATGACCTCGTCGGCTTGCAGGTGGAACGCGACGTGGTTCATGCCCGCGTGGGGCTGACCCTGCTGGGCGGCGCGGAAGAGGGCGAGGGCGATATCCTGCGGCTTGGCAAGGAAACCACCCGCGTGCGCGCCTTCCCCATCGGCATAGATACCGCCGATTTTGCCAAGCTGGCGGCCGAGCAGTTCGAGATGCTGCCGCAAGGTATCGTCAAGCCCACCCGGCAGATGATGATCGGGGTGGACCGACTGGATTATTCCAAGGGCCTGCCGCAGCGCTTCCGCGCCTTCGGCACTTTCCTCGAACGGCACGAGGACTGGCACCGGCACGTCTCGCTGCTGCAGATCTCTCCGCCCACGCGGGAAGGCGTGAAGGCCTATGACGACATCCGCGACGAGCTGGAACATCTGGCCGGCCGCATCAATGGCCGCTTTGCCGACATCACCTGGGCACCGATCCGCTATATCCACCGGCCGATCCCGCGGGAAACGCTGGCGGGGCTCTACCGCGCCGCACATGTGGCGCTGGTGACGCCGCTGATGGACGGGATGAACCTGGTGGCGAAAGAGTTCATCGCGGCGCAGAACCCCGATGATCCCGGCGTTCTGGTGCTCAGCCGGTTTGCCGGTGCCGCCGAGCAGATGACCGAGGCGCTGATGGTCAACCCACATGATGACGAGCAGATCGCGGCGACGATGCTGACCGCGCTGAGCATGCCGCGGTCGGAGCGCAGCCGCCGATATGAGGCGCTGATGGAAGGCCTGCTGCGCGAGGATGTGCATTGGTGGTCCGAGCGCTTCCTGGTGGCGCTGGACGAGGCGGCGCTAGCCTCAGCCGCCTGAGCTGTCTTCCGGGATCCGCAGCGCATCGGCCAGCCGGTGCGTCGCCGATCCGGGGCGCAGCGGTTTCTGCTGGCCCTCATGCGGGGCCCAGCCGGTCAGGAAGATGGTCTCGAAACTGGCGCGGATGCGGCCATCCGGGGCGGGGAAATTTTCGGCATAGATCTGCGCTGCGCGGGCCAGAACCGGCCGCGGTAGCGGGCCGGGCGGCGGCGGCCAGGGCATTGGTCTCGCCATGCCGCGCAGATCCCGGATCAGCTGCGGCAGGTCGCGGTAATGCACGCTCTTCACCGCGGCATCGGCCACCGGCAGCGCCAGCCCGGCGCGCTGCAGCAGCCCGCCAAGGTCGCGGATCTCGCCCATCGGCAGCACCCGCGGCGACAGCCCGCCGGTCAGCGCCACCTCGGCCTCGGCCAGCGCGGCGCGCAGTTCGGCCAGGGTCTGCCCGCCGAACAGCACCCCCAGAAACAGCCCGTCCGGCGCCAGCGCGCGGCGGCATTGCACGATCTGCCCTACCGGATCGTTCGCCCAATGCAGGCACATGGCATGGATCACCAGATCATGCGCGCCTTCCGGCAGATCGAGCCTGTCGCCATCGGCCACGATCCGCGCGCCGGGCAGCACGCCGCGCCAGAACTGCGGGAAACCCGTCACGATCGCCGGCGCCGTAAACGTCCTGTTAACCTCGCTCAGCCTTTGCTGGATCTCGTCCGCCGCTTCCTCGTGCAGGAACAGGTCCGCGCCTTGCGCCACCGCGCGGGCGCGGTGCAGGGCAAGGGCCTTGCGGTCGGTCAGGGGCGGAGGTGCGGAAGGGGGCAGCATGGAAACCGAGCTTACGGGGCTTCGCGGGGGAATGCAAAGCGGGCTGCAGCGCGGGTTGCGGCTGCTGTTCCCCCCGCAATGCATGTCCTGCGGCGGCACGGTGGCCGAGGAGTTCGGCCTCTGCCCTGACTGCTGGCGCGAGACCGGCTTCATCCGCGGGCTTGTCTGCGACAAATGCGGAACTCCGCTGCCGGGGGAGGCGGAGGGGCGCGCAGAATACTGCGACGATTGCCTGACCATCGCCCGCCCCTGGGACCGGGGTCGCGCGGCCCTGCTTTACCGGGATACCGGGCGGCGGCTGGTGCTGGCGCTGAAGCATGGCGACCGGCAGGACCTGGCGCGCCCCCTCGCGGGCTGGCTCGCCGCCGCTGCCGCGCCGATCCTGCTGCCGGGGATGCTGGTCGCGCCGATCCCGCTGCATTGGCGGCGGTTCCTGAAGCGGCGCTTCAACCAGTCCGCGCTGCTGTCGGGTGCGCTGGCGCGGCTGGCGGGATTGGATCATTGCCCCGACCTGCTGCAACGCCGCCGCGCCACGCCAAGCCAGGAGGGCCGCGGCCGGCAGGAGAGGTTCGAGAACATGGCGGAGGCGATTCGTGTCAACCCTGCCCGCATCGGGGGCCTCACCGGGCGCCCCGTGCTGATCGTCGATGATGTGATGACCTCGGGCGCGACCTTTGCCGCGGCGGCAGACGCCCTGCAGGCGGTAGGGGCAAGCCCGGTTTCGATCCTCGCGCTTGCACGCGTTGCGAAGGACGGCTGACTCCTTATATGGTCTTGGAAGCTACAAGGACGAACCGATGCAACGCGTTGAAATCTATACGACCCCCTGGTGCCCCTATTGTGTTGCGGCCAAGCGGCTGCTGGCGGCGAAGGGTGTTGCCTTCGAGGAAACCGATGTCAGCGCCGATGCAGGCAAGCGCGCCGAGATGATGCAGCGCGCCAGCGGCCGCCGGACCGTGCCGCAGATCTTCATCGGCGGGCAGGCGGTTGGCGGGTCGGATGACATTCACGCGCTTGACCGGGCCGGCAAGCTCGATGCGCTGCTGAAGGGCTGAGTGATGCGCACCGCCCTGAGCCCGGGCTGCACCTGATGTCGGATCCGGTCGAACACCATATCGAGTCCCTCGCCGCGGCGCTGTTCGCCGAGGTGTTCATGGCCGACCAGCTGGCGCGGGGCGTGGTGTCGAAGGCGCTGCCCAAGGGCATGGAAATCTCGCATTTCTCGGTGCTGAACCATCTGGCCCGCGCGCAGGAGGAACGCACCCCGGCGCAGCTGGCGCTGACCTTCCATGTGACGCGCGGCGCGATGACCAACACCCTGTCCAAGCTGGAATGGGCTGGGCATGTGCATATCCGCCCCGACTGGGACGATGCCCGACGCAAGTTCGTGTCGATCAGCCCGGCGGGGCGCGCGGCGCGGGATGCGGCGTTGGCGGCGCTGACGCCGGTGATTGCCGAGGTTGTCAAGGCGGTGGGCGCCGACAAGGTGCGGGCCGTGCTGCCGGTGCTGCGCGAATTTCGCAACCGGCTGGGACTGAGCGACTGACCATCGGCGGGGCGCAACCTTCGCGCTGCGGCTGCGTTGGGCTGCAGCAGCAGAAGGAGCGCAGCCATGCCCAATTCACCCAAACCCGCCGAAGAGAAACGCCCCAGGACGACGCGCCGCCAGAACGACCAGGATGACCATGAGGGCAGCGCGCACAGCCCCGAGGAGTTCAAGAAGGGCGAGCCGGCGCCGCGCCCGGACCCGCGCGACTGACCCTCACCCCCGCTTCACGCTGGCGGTGACGTAGTTCACGGCCAGATCGCCGGGCGACAGCGACCAGGACCAGCCAAGCGGGTTGAAGACCATGCCCATCCTGTCCACCGGATCGAGGCCGGCCTGGCGCAGCAGCCCGTACAGCTCATCGGGCGTGATGAACTTCGCCCAGTCATGGGTACCCTTGGGCAGCCAGCGCATCACCCATTCCGCCCCGACGATGGCCATCATGAACGACCTGGCATTGCGGTTGAGGGTCGAGCAGACCATCAGCCCGCCGGGTTTCAGCAGCATCCGGCAGGCGGTGAGGTAGTCCAGCGGGTTGGCCACATGCTCGACAACTTCCATGTTCAGCACCACGTCGAACTGCTCTCCTGCCGCGGCCAGTGCCTCCGCGGTGGTGTGGCGATAGTCGATCTGCAGACCCGACTGTTCGGCGTGCAGCCGTGCCACCGGGATGTTGCGCGGGGCGGCATCGGCGCCCACGACCGTTGCCCCCAGCCGCGCCATCGGTTCGGCCAGAAGCCCGCCGCCGCAGCCGATATCCAGCAGCCGCAGCCCGGCGAAGGGCGCCTGCGCGGTCAGGTCTCGCCCGAACTCGGCGGCGATCTGGCGGGTGATATAGTCCAGCCGGCAGGGATTCATCAGGTGCAGCGGGCGGAACTTGCCGTTCGGGTCCCACCATTCTGCGGCCATCGCCTCGAATTTCGCCACTTCGGCAGGATCGACGGTGTTGGTATCGGCAGCGGTCATGATGGTCTCCGACAAATGCGCCCGGCTGTGGCGGGCAATCGTTTTGCGTTATATAGTGCGATCATGGACAGAACCGCAGGTCAAAAGCGCGCGCCCGGCGCCTATCTCTATCCGCCGGCTGATCCATTCGATCAGCGGATGCTGGAGGTGGGCGACGGCCACCGGCTGTATGTCGAGCAATGCGGGCATTCGCAGGGCCTGCCCGTGGTCGTTCTGCATGGCGGGCCGGGGGGCGGCTGCTCGCCGGCGATGCGGCGCTACTTCGATCCGGCCACCTATCGCATGGTGCTGTTCGACCAGCGCGGATGCGGGCGATCCCGCCCCCATGCCGAGGTCGAGGCAAACACCACATGGCATTTGGTCGCCGATATCGAGCGGATCCGCGAGTCGCTTGGCATTGACCGCTGGATCGTGTTCGGCGGCAGCTGGGGCGCGACGCTGGCGCTGATCTATGCGCAGGCGCACCCGGACCGGGTGGCGCATCTGGTGCTGCGCGGGGTGTTCCTGGCCACGCAGGCAGAGCTGGACTGGTTCTATGGCGGTGGCGCGGGGGCCTTCTGGCCCGATCTCTGGGCCGAGTTCCTGCGCCCGATTCCCGAGGATGAGCGCGGCGACATGATCGCGGCCTATCACCGGCGGCTGTTCTGCGGCGATTACACCACCGAGGCGCGCCATGCCCGGATCTGGGCACATTGGGAAAATGCGCTGGCGACGGTCGACCACGCCCTGCCGCTGGGAGAGGCGCCGCCCGACTATGCCCGCGCCTTTGCCCGGCTGGAGAACCACTATTTCCGCAACTCCGCCTTTCTGGAGGAAGACGGCCAGATCCTGCGCCGGCGCAGCCGGATCGAGCATATCCCCGCCACCATCGTGCAGGGCCGCTATGACATGATCTGCCCGCCGGTTTCGGCCTGGAAACTGGCCGAGGGCTGGAGCCGAGCCGACCTGCGGATGGTGCCGGTGGCGGGGCACGCGCTGTCGGAGCCCGGGATCAGTGCCGAACTGGTGCGGGTGATGAACGCGCTGCGCGATGGCGCCTGAGCGGAGCGCAGCACAGCCGGTCGTGAATGCTGATGCGATAGGTCCTGCCCGAGAAGACTGGTGCCGCTGAAGGGACTCGAACCCCCGACCCCATCATTACGAATGACGTGCTCTACCAGCTGAGCTACAGCGGCCACTTCTCTCTTCACGGCCCTACTATTGCCCTGCTATTTCGCCGTCAAGCCAATAGTCGGCCGGTTTTGCGTGTCATTCTGGCGGGCAAGGCTCGTGGCACCCGTGCGACCGGAGGAGCCGTCGCCGTCCCCCCCCTCACCACTTCTTGCCCCGCGGCACCAAGGTGCGGTTGCCGCGGGGCCCGGTCTCCACCGGGGTGTTGTCGCGGTTCTCCTCCACCAGCTTGCGCCAGCGGTCGAGGCGCGCCGGGTCCAGCGTGCCGGCCTTCACCGCGGCCTGCACGGCGCAGCCGGGCTCGTGGCCGTGAGTGCAGTCGCGGAACCGGCAGTTCGGCGCCAGTTCGGTGATTTCGGCGAACAGCGTCTCCAGCCCACCGGCGACATCGCTGACATGCAGGGTGCGGATGCCGGGCGTGTCGATCACCCAGCCGCCACCCTTGATGCCGTGCAGCGAACGCGAGGTGGTGGTGTGGCGGCCCTTCGCGTCATCCTCGCGGATATCGCCGGTTTCCTGTTCCTCGCCAGGAGCCTTCTCGGCCAGGGTGTTCAGCAAGGTCGATTTGCCCACGCCGGAAGAGCCGACCAGCGCCACGGTCTGGCCCGGGCCGCACCAGGGCGCCAGGGTCGTCGCGGCCTCGGGGCTTCTGGCGTTCAGTGTCACCACCTCCAGCCCGCGCTGCAGGGCGGCGGCCTGCTGCAGGTAGGGCGCGGGGTCCTCGACCTGATCCGCCTTGGTCAGCACGATCACCGCGCGGGTGCCCGCCTCGTTGCACAGGGCCAGATAGCGCTCCAGCCGGGCCGGGTTGAAATCGGCATTGCAGGAGGTGACGATGAACAGCGTGTCGACATTGGCGGCGATCAGCTGCGGGACGCGGGCGCCCTCGGTATGGCGCTGCAGCAGCGCCCTGCGGTCCAGCCGGCGGATCAGCAGATGGGTTTCCGGCTCGGCCAGGATCCAGTCTCCCACGGCGAAATCGGCGGTGGCCAGCTTGGGCGGCAGCCACAGCTTGACCGGGCCGTCCGCCCCGATTGCCGTCATCCGCGCGCGGTGGACGGTGGCGATGCGCAGCGGATCCAGGGCGGCCTCGCCCGTGGTCAGCTGGTCCGTGAAGAACTCCGACCAGCCAAGAGCCGGAAGGGTCGGGAATGCGTCTGGGGCGGCTTGGGTCATGGCATAGCCATGTCTGCGGGGCCGGGCGGATGCAAGCGTTTCCGCTTCGGTCGCCGCTGCGCTCTGCACAAGCCCGTTGCAATGCGCTATCAAGGGGACATGGTCGATCTGCCCACCCGCCTTGCGCCTGCCGCGCTGCGCCCGTTGCGGCTGCCCCGCTGGGGGGCCCTGCTGCT belongs to Frigidibacter mobilis and includes:
- the pip gene encoding prolyl aminopeptidase — protein: MDRTAGQKRAPGAYLYPPADPFDQRMLEVGDGHRLYVEQCGHSQGLPVVVLHGGPGGGCSPAMRRYFDPATYRMVLFDQRGCGRSRPHAEVEANTTWHLVADIERIRESLGIDRWIVFGGSWGATLALIYAQAHPDRVAHLVLRGVFLATQAELDWFYGGGAGAFWPDLWAEFLRPIPEDERGDMIAAYHRRLFCGDYTTEARHARIWAHWENALATVDHALPLGEAPPDYARAFARLENHYFRNSAFLEEDGQILRRRSRIEHIPATIVQGRYDMICPPVSAWKLAEGWSRADLRMVPVAGHALSEPGISAELVRVMNALRDGA
- the ubiG gene encoding bifunctional 2-polyprenyl-6-hydroxyphenol methylase/3-demethylubiquinol 3-O-methyltransferase UbiG, which translates into the protein MTAADTNTVDPAEVAKFEAMAAEWWDPNGKFRPLHLMNPCRLDYITRQIAAEFGRDLTAQAPFAGLRLLDIGCGGGLLAEPMARLGATVVGADAAPRNIPVARLHAEQSGLQIDYRHTTAEALAAAGEQFDVVLNMEVVEHVANPLDYLTACRMLLKPGGLMVCSTLNRNARSFMMAIVGAEWVMRWLPKGTHDWAKFITPDELYGLLRQAGLDPVDRMGMVFNPLGWSWSLSPGDLAVNYVTASVKRG
- the otsB gene encoding trehalose-phosphatase, with amino-acid sequence MTTDTPNTAPPALVPGEDAVFLDFDGTLVEIAPRPDAVHVPDGLAEVLMDLHALCGGALALVSGRAMGELAAFLPRFTGPLIGSHGAESRGLDLPGAGHAVDLAALHARFVEFANANDLLAEAKPHGAAIHFRSRPEAEALARAFAEEMIALHPGLTLQPAKMAFELRPAGATKDAALRQLADAVPFAGRRPVYLGDDTTDEPALIWAQERGGMGVKVGEGASAARWRLSGPQAVRAWLTAATET
- a CDS encoding ComF family protein gives rise to the protein METELTGLRGGMQSGLQRGLRLLFPPQCMSCGGTVAEEFGLCPDCWRETGFIRGLVCDKCGTPLPGEAEGRAEYCDDCLTIARPWDRGRAALLYRDTGRRLVLALKHGDRQDLARPLAGWLAAAAAPILLPGMLVAPIPLHWRRFLKRRFNQSALLSGALARLAGLDHCPDLLQRRRATPSQEGRGRQERFENMAEAIRVNPARIGGLTGRPVLIVDDVMTSGATFAAAADALQAVGASPVSILALARVAKDG
- the rsgA gene encoding ribosome small subunit-dependent GTPase A, whose protein sequence is MTQAAPDAFPTLPALGWSEFFTDQLTTGEAALDPLRIATVHRARMTAIGADGPVKLWLPPKLATADFAVGDWILAEPETHLLIRRLDRRALLQRHTEGARVPQLIAANVDTLFIVTSCNADFNPARLERYLALCNEAGTRAVIVLTKADQVEDPAPYLQQAAALQRGLEVVTLNARSPEAATTLAPWCGPGQTVALVGSSGVGKSTLLNTLAEKAPGEEQETGDIREDDAKGRHTTTSRSLHGIKGGGWVIDTPGIRTLHVSDVAGGLETLFAEITELAPNCRFRDCTHGHEPGCAVQAAVKAGTLDPARLDRWRKLVEENRDNTPVETGPRGNRTLVPRGKKW
- a CDS encoding MarR family winged helix-turn-helix transcriptional regulator, encoding MSDPVEHHIESLAAALFAEVFMADQLARGVVSKALPKGMEISHFSVLNHLARAQEERTPAQLALTFHVTRGAMTNTLSKLEWAGHVHIRPDWDDARRKFVSISPAGRAARDAALAALTPVIAEVVKAVGADKVRAVLPVLREFRNRLGLSD
- the grxC gene encoding glutaredoxin 3 — its product is MQRVEIYTTPWCPYCVAAKRLLAAKGVAFEETDVSADAGKRAEMMQRASGRRTVPQIFIGGQAVGGSDDIHALDRAGKLDALLKG
- a CDS encoding alpha,alpha-trehalose-phosphate synthase (UDP-forming) — protein: MGRLICISNRIPLGPNPSGGLVVALADVLERTGGIWIGSAAETVEAPSDTFTEVEGGKFRRLSFDLSPEDKDNYYAGYANSVLWPLFHDRTDLMEIKGEYYDAYRSVNRRLAKMVHGILRPDDRLWVHDFHLMPMAHELRLLGAKNAIGFFLHTPFPTHLAMQAMPYGAEMCKWLMRYDLVGLQVERDVVHARVGLTLLGGAEEGEGDILRLGKETTRVRAFPIGIDTADFAKLAAEQFEMLPQGIVKPTRQMMIGVDRLDYSKGLPQRFRAFGTFLERHEDWHRHVSLLQISPPTREGVKAYDDIRDELEHLAGRINGRFADITWAPIRYIHRPIPRETLAGLYRAAHVALVTPLMDGMNLVAKEFIAAQNPDDPGVLVLSRFAGAAEQMTEALMVNPHDDEQIAATMLTALSMPRSERSRRYEALMEGLLREDVHWWSERFLVALDEAALASAA